The following coding sequences lie in one Pectobacterium sp. A5351 genomic window:
- the cgtA gene encoding Obg family GTPase CgtA encodes MKFVDEATILVVAGDGGNGCVSFRREKYIPNGGPDGGDGGDGGDVYLLADENLNTLIDYRFEKSFRAERGQNGQSRDCTGKRGKDITIKVPVGTRVLDQGTGEVLGDMTRHQQSLMVAKGGWHGLGNTRFKSSVNRAPRQKTSGTKGEERELTLELLLLADVGMLGLPNAGKSTFIRAVSAAKPKVADYPFTTLVPSLGVVRMDSEQSFVVADIPGLIEGASEGAGLGIRFLKHLERCRVLLHLVDLAPIDESDPVENAKIIINELEQYGAGLAEKPRWLVFNKVDLIDKAEAEKRAKEIATALGWEGKYYLISAANREGVTPLCWDVMSFLKANPKVTAIAESAPEKVEFMWDDYHRQQLAEIEKEAEEEWDDDWDDEDDEGVEIIYQK; translated from the coding sequence ATGAAGTTTGTAGATGAAGCCACAATTCTTGTTGTGGCAGGCGATGGCGGTAACGGTTGTGTTAGCTTTCGTCGTGAAAAATATATTCCTAACGGCGGCCCAGATGGCGGTGACGGTGGTGATGGTGGCGACGTATATCTGCTGGCTGACGAAAACCTGAACACACTGATCGATTACCGTTTTGAAAAATCTTTCCGCGCTGAGCGTGGACAAAACGGGCAAAGCCGTGACTGTACGGGTAAGCGCGGCAAAGATATTACGATTAAAGTCCCGGTTGGTACGCGTGTTCTCGATCAGGGAACTGGCGAAGTGCTGGGTGATATGACGCGTCATCAGCAGAGCCTGATGGTAGCGAAAGGCGGCTGGCATGGTTTAGGTAACACGCGTTTTAAATCATCCGTCAACCGTGCTCCTCGCCAGAAGACCAGCGGCACGAAAGGTGAAGAACGTGAGCTGACACTGGAACTGCTGTTGCTGGCTGACGTGGGAATGCTGGGGCTGCCCAACGCAGGTAAATCGACTTTCATCCGTGCGGTATCAGCGGCAAAACCAAAAGTCGCCGACTATCCGTTTACCACACTGGTGCCGAGCCTTGGCGTGGTTCGTATGGATAGCGAACAGAGCTTTGTTGTGGCGGATATTCCTGGTTTGATTGAAGGAGCATCCGAAGGCGCTGGGTTAGGGATTCGTTTCCTGAAGCACCTGGAGCGCTGCCGTGTTCTGTTGCACTTGGTTGATCTGGCTCCGATTGATGAGTCTGACCCGGTTGAAAATGCCAAAATCATTATCAACGAGCTAGAGCAGTACGGCGCAGGTTTGGCAGAAAAACCGCGTTGGCTGGTTTTCAACAAAGTTGATTTGATCGACAAAGCTGAAGCGGAAAAACGAGCTAAAGAGATTGCGACTGCGCTTGGCTGGGAAGGGAAATATTACCTGATTTCTGCGGCGAACCGTGAAGGCGTCACGCCACTTTGCTGGGATGTGATGAGCTTCCTGAAAGCCAATCCGAAAGTGACGGCGATTGCTGAAAGCGCACCGGAAAAAGTTGAATTCATGTGGGACGATTACCATCGTCAACAACTGGCTGAAATAGAAAAAGAAGCTGAAGAAGAGTGGGATGATGATTGGGACGATGAAGATGACGAAGGCGTTGAGATTATCTATCAAAAGTGA
- the rplU gene encoding 50S ribosomal protein L21, translated as MYAVFQSGGKQHRVSEGQTVRLEKLDIATGEAVEFDQVLMVANGEEIKIGVPFVDGGKIKAEVVAHGRGEKVKIVKFRRRKHYRKQAGHRQWFTDVKITGISA; from the coding sequence ATGTACGCAGTTTTCCAAAGTGGTGGTAAACAACACCGAGTAAGCGAAGGTCAAACCGTTCGCTTGGAAAAGCTGGACATCGCAACTGGTGAAGCCGTTGAGTTTGACCAGGTTCTGATGGTTGCCAACGGTGAAGAAATCAAAATCGGCGTTCCTTTCGTCGATGGCGGTAAAATCAAAGCTGAAGTTGTTGCTCATGGTCGTGGCGAAAAAGTGAAGATCGTTAAGTTCCGTCGCCGTAAACACTACCGTAAGCAAGCAGGCCACCGTCAGTGGTTCACTGACGTGAAAATTACCGGCATCAGCGCTTAA
- a CDS encoding DNA-binding protein, whose protein sequence is MKKEWFATSELVGVGGLPKSRQGLNKRAREDGWEKRRRKGVQGRGVEYSIHSLPDIVKKSLLLEIEPSDYSTKQPAALAVWMQIYQQLSEKERDDLIAYILRVGVSTTLSQLGITPSDEEPILSMDD, encoded by the coding sequence ATGAAAAAAGAGTGGTTTGCTACCAGCGAATTGGTTGGAGTCGGCGGCCTTCCGAAATCAAGACAAGGATTGAATAAGCGCGCCCGTGAGGATGGATGGGAGAAGCGTCGCCGTAAAGGCGTCCAGGGAAGAGGAGTGGAGTACTCAATTCACAGCTTACCGGATATAGTAAAAAAATCCCTATTACTCGAAATCGAGCCTTCTGACTACTCGACGAAACAGCCCGCGGCCTTGGCGGTATGGATGCAGATTTATCAACAACTGTCTGAAAAAGAAAGAGATGATCTGATTGCTTATATCCTTCGAGTCGGCGTGTCAACTACGCTGAGCCAGTTGGGTATTACACCGTCGGATGAAGAACCGATCTTATCAATGGATGATTGA
- the tsaD gene encoding tRNA (adenosine(37)-N6)-threonylcarbamoyltransferase complex transferase subunit TsaD, whose protein sequence is MRVLGIETSCDETGVAIYDTETGLLANQLYSQVKLHADYGGVVPELASRDHVRKTVPLIQAALREAGLQASDIDGVAYTAGPGLVGALLVGATVGRSLAFAWGVPAIPVHHMEGHLLAPMLEDNPPAFPFVALLVSGGHTQLISVTAIGEYRLLGESIDDAAGEAFDKTAKLLGLDYPGGPMLSKMAQAGDPQRFTFPRPMTDRPGLDFSFSGLKTFAANTIRSNGDDDQTRADIARAFEDAVVDTLAIKCRRALDETGFKRLVMAGGVSANRTLRQRLGEVMAKRGGEVFYARPEFCTDNGAMIAYAGSVRLMHGASQTLGVSVRPRWPLAELPAV, encoded by the coding sequence ATGCGCGTATTGGGTATCGAAACATCCTGTGATGAAACCGGCGTGGCTATTTATGACACAGAAACCGGTTTGCTCGCCAATCAGTTATACAGCCAGGTCAAATTACATGCGGATTACGGCGGCGTAGTGCCTGAGCTTGCCTCACGCGATCACGTGCGTAAAACGGTCCCGTTAATTCAGGCGGCGCTGCGTGAAGCCGGGTTGCAGGCGAGTGATATCGATGGCGTGGCTTATACCGCCGGCCCTGGTTTGGTTGGCGCGTTATTGGTGGGGGCGACAGTCGGCCGCTCTCTGGCGTTTGCCTGGGGTGTGCCGGCGATTCCTGTGCACCATATGGAAGGGCATTTACTGGCACCGATGCTGGAAGATAATCCACCGGCGTTTCCCTTCGTGGCGCTGCTGGTTTCTGGTGGACATACGCAGCTCATCAGCGTGACGGCCATTGGTGAATACCGTTTGCTGGGCGAATCGATTGATGACGCGGCGGGCGAAGCATTTGATAAGACGGCGAAACTGCTGGGGCTGGATTACCCCGGTGGCCCGATGTTGTCGAAAATGGCGCAGGCGGGTGATCCGCAGCGCTTTACGTTTCCTCGCCCAATGACCGATCGTCCCGGTCTGGATTTCAGCTTCTCTGGGCTAAAAACGTTTGCAGCCAATACGATTCGTAGCAACGGCGATGATGATCAAACGCGTGCCGACATTGCTCGTGCATTTGAAGATGCCGTTGTGGATACACTGGCGATCAAGTGTCGTCGTGCGCTGGATGAAACGGGCTTTAAGCGACTGGTCATGGCGGGGGGCGTGAGTGCAAACCGGACGCTACGCCAGCGCTTAGGTGAAGTGATGGCAAAACGTGGCGGCGAAGTGTTTTATGCGCGTCCTGAATTCTGTACGGATAATGGTGCGATGATTGCCTATGCGGGCAGTGTACGTCTGATGCATGGCGCCAGTCAGACGCTGGGGGTATCCGTTCGACCACGTTGGCCATTGGCTGAACTGCCCGCGGTGTAA
- the dacB gene encoding serine-type D-Ala-D-Ala carboxypeptidase: protein MRFSSIVTGLACAFVLHANAASVEDHRQYLPDGANLALLVQKVGSTTPSMAFNSQQMALPASTQKVITALAALLQLGPDYRFITTMESHGPVTSGILNSNLIVRFSGDPTLKRQQIRNMVQELRKRGIQEIAGDVLIDTSVFASHDKAPGWPWNDMTQCFSAPPGAAIVDRNCFSVSLYSAPKAGDNAFIRVASYYPVQMFSEVRTLAKGSSDAQYCELDVVPGELNRFTLTGCLTQRTEPLPLAFAIQDGASYAGAIVKDELQQADIRIKGSLRRQTQPGAAGSVLAQTQSAPLHDLLTIMLKKSDNMIADTVFRTIGHERFSVPGTWRAGADAVRQILRQKAGVDLGNSIVVDGSGLSRHNLISPETMMQVLQYIAQHDNELNYITMLPLSGYDGTLRYRGGLHEAGVDGKVSAKTGALQGVYNLAGFITTASGQRMAFVQFLSGYAVPPEDQRARRVPLVRFESRLYKDIYQNN from the coding sequence ATGCGTTTTTCATCGATTGTTACCGGACTTGCCTGCGCTTTTGTTCTGCATGCGAATGCAGCTTCTGTTGAGGATCATCGCCAATATTTACCAGACGGGGCCAATCTGGCGCTATTGGTACAAAAAGTTGGCTCAACAACACCCAGCATGGCCTTCAATAGCCAGCAAATGGCGCTTCCCGCCAGTACACAAAAGGTGATAACTGCATTAGCTGCATTACTGCAATTAGGTCCAGACTATCGATTCATCACTACGATGGAAAGCCATGGCCCTGTCACTAGCGGTATTCTGAACAGTAACCTCATAGTACGATTTAGCGGCGATCCAACGCTTAAGCGCCAGCAAATACGGAACATGGTGCAAGAATTAAGAAAGCGCGGGATACAGGAAATCGCAGGGGATGTGCTAATCGATACCTCGGTATTCGCCAGTCACGATAAAGCGCCAGGCTGGCCCTGGAACGACATGACGCAGTGCTTCAGCGCCCCACCGGGCGCCGCGATTGTCGATCGTAACTGCTTCTCTGTCTCACTCTACAGCGCGCCTAAAGCGGGTGACAATGCGTTTATCCGCGTTGCATCCTATTATCCGGTGCAAATGTTCAGCGAGGTCCGTACGCTGGCTAAAGGCTCGTCTGATGCGCAATATTGCGAACTGGATGTGGTCCCTGGGGAACTGAATCGTTTTACGCTTACAGGCTGTTTGACTCAACGCACAGAGCCGCTTCCGCTGGCGTTCGCCATTCAGGATGGGGCCAGCTATGCCGGCGCGATTGTTAAAGATGAGCTACAGCAGGCAGATATTCGCATCAAGGGCAGCCTTCGTCGTCAGACGCAGCCAGGAGCAGCGGGGAGCGTGCTGGCTCAGACACAATCCGCGCCACTGCACGATCTGCTCACCATCATGCTGAAAAAATCAGACAACATGATTGCCGATACGGTTTTTCGTACCATTGGACATGAGCGTTTTAGCGTGCCGGGTACATGGCGCGCTGGCGCTGATGCCGTGCGCCAAATTTTGCGCCAGAAAGCCGGTGTAGATTTAGGAAACAGCATCGTTGTTGATGGTTCAGGCCTGTCACGACACAACCTGATCTCGCCAGAAACGATGATGCAGGTATTGCAGTACATCGCACAACACGATAATGAGTTGAATTACATCACCATGCTTCCACTTTCCGGCTATGACGGCACGCTGCGCTATCGTGGCGGCCTGCATGAAGCTGGCGTTGATGGCAAGGTTTCGGCGAAAACAGGGGCACTACAGGGCGTATATAATCTGGCAGGCTTCATCACCACCGCGAGTGGCCAGCGCATGGCATTCGTTCAGTTCCTGTCCGGTTATGCCGTGCCGCCAGAAGACCAACGCGCACGCCGTGTCCCTCTGGTGCGATTTGAGAGTCGCCTCTACAAAGACATTTATCAGAACAATTAA
- the yhbY gene encoding ribosome assembly RNA-binding protein YhbY — protein MNLSNKQKQHLKGLAHPLKPVVMLGNNGLTEGVLAEIEQALAHHELIKIKVATEDRETKALIVEAIVRETGAANVQVIGHTLVLYRPAKERKIVLPR, from the coding sequence ATGAACCTAAGTAATAAACAAAAACAACACCTGAAAGGCTTGGCACATCCGCTAAAACCGGTTGTCATGCTGGGCAATAACGGTCTCACCGAAGGTGTTTTGGCTGAGATCGAACAAGCATTGGCGCATCACGAACTGATCAAGATAAAAGTAGCGACAGAAGACCGCGAAACCAAAGCCTTGATTGTCGAGGCCATTGTTCGTGAAACGGGGGCCGCGAACGTTCAGGTCATCGGCCACACGCTGGTGCTGTACCGTCCTGCGAAAGAACGTAAAATTGTGTTACCACGATAA
- the rpsU gene encoding 30S ribosomal protein S21, with amino-acid sequence MPVIKVRENEPFDVALRRFKRSCEKAGVLAEVRRREFYEKPTTERKRAKASAVKRHAKKLARENARRTRLY; translated from the coding sequence ATGCCGGTAATTAAAGTACGTGAAAACGAGCCGTTCGACGTAGCTCTGCGTCGCTTCAAGCGTTCCTGTGAAAAAGCAGGTGTTCTGGCTGAAGTTCGTCGTCGTGAGTTTTATGAAAAACCAACGACCGAACGTAAGCGCGCTAAAGCTTCTGCCGTGAAACGTCACGCGAAGAAACTGGCTCGAGAAAACGCACGCCGCACTCGTCTGTATTAA
- a CDS encoding DMT family transporter: MNTKQQTGIGLCLALTTAVCWGALPIAMKQVLVVMEPYTIVWYRFFIASIGLGIILSYRKNLPPMRVFLHRRWWVLLLIATAGLLGNFVFFSSSLQYLSPTASQVIGQLSPVGMMFASVLILKEKMRGTQVIGAIMLICGLILFFNTSLIEIFTRLTDYTLGVLLGVCAAAVWVSYGVAQKVLLRRLTSQQILFLLYVLCVMFITPFTKLEAIFQLSNWQLICLLFCGANTLIGYGALAEAMARWQASQVSAVITLTPLFTLFFSDLLALGWPTFFAAPVLNWVGYLGAFVVVAGAMFSAIGHRFFPGKKERVPPLLVQK; the protein is encoded by the coding sequence ATGAATACTAAACAGCAGACGGGTATCGGTCTTTGTCTGGCGCTGACTACGGCAGTTTGCTGGGGCGCGTTACCGATAGCCATGAAACAGGTTCTGGTGGTAATGGAACCTTATACGATTGTTTGGTATCGCTTTTTTATCGCGTCGATTGGACTCGGCATTATTCTGTCATACCGTAAGAATTTACCGCCAATGCGAGTTTTCTTGCATCGGCGTTGGTGGGTTCTGCTACTGATTGCAACCGCTGGATTATTAGGCAATTTTGTTTTCTTTAGCTCGTCTCTGCAATATCTGAGCCCGACGGCGTCTCAGGTTATCGGGCAGCTTTCTCCTGTTGGTATGATGTTCGCCAGCGTACTTATCTTAAAGGAAAAGATGCGTGGCACGCAGGTCATTGGCGCGATCATGCTGATCTGCGGCCTGATCCTGTTCTTTAATACCAGCCTGATTGAGATTTTTACCCGGCTGACGGACTACACGCTGGGCGTGCTGTTAGGCGTCTGCGCGGCTGCGGTGTGGGTCTCCTATGGCGTAGCGCAGAAGGTGCTGCTGCGGCGTCTGACATCACAGCAAATTCTGTTTCTGCTATATGTGCTTTGCGTTATGTTTATTACGCCTTTTACCAAGCTTGAGGCTATTTTCCAACTAAGCAACTGGCAGCTTATCTGCCTGCTATTCTGCGGTGCGAATACATTAATTGGGTATGGTGCGCTTGCGGAGGCCATGGCGCGCTGGCAGGCATCGCAGGTTAGTGCCGTCATTACGCTGACGCCGCTGTTTACGCTGTTTTTTTCCGATCTACTGGCGTTAGGCTGGCCGACTTTCTTTGCTGCGCCAGTGCTGAACTGGGTTGGTTACCTGGGCGCTTTTGTCGTGGTTGCCGGTGCGATGTTTTCTGCTATCGGACATCGTTTCTTCCCCGGTAAGAAAGAACGTGTGCCGCCATTGCTGGTGCAGAAGTAG
- the greA gene encoding transcription elongation factor GreA, protein MKQFPMTLRGAEKLREELDHLKSVRRPEIIAAIAEAREHGDLKENAEYHAAREQQGFCEGRIQDIEAKLSNAQVIDVTKMTANGRVIFGATVTVMNLDNEEEQTYRIVGDDEADFKQNLISVNSPIARGLIGKEEDDVVVIRTPGGDVEYEILKVEYL, encoded by the coding sequence ATGAAACAATTTCCGATGACCTTGCGTGGTGCTGAAAAATTGCGCGAAGAGCTTGACCACCTGAAATCTGTGCGTCGACCTGAGATTATTGCGGCCATTGCCGAAGCGCGTGAGCACGGCGATCTGAAAGAAAATGCAGAATACCACGCTGCACGTGAGCAGCAGGGCTTTTGTGAAGGACGCATTCAAGACATTGAAGCGAAACTGTCTAACGCACAGGTTATTGATGTCACGAAAATGACGGCGAACGGGCGTGTTATTTTTGGCGCAACGGTAACGGTCATGAACCTGGATAACGAAGAAGAACAAACCTACCGGATTGTTGGCGATGATGAGGCGGATTTTAAGCAGAATCTGATCTCTGTGAATTCTCCGATTGCGCGTGGTCTGATCGGCAAAGAGGAAGATGACGTTGTGGTCATCCGTACGCCGGGCGGCGATGTGGAATATGAGATCCTGAAGGTCGAATATCTATAA
- a CDS encoding DNA-binding protein: MDKEWFATSELVGVGGLPKSPQGLNKRARDDGWEKRRRKGVQGRGVEYSIRSLPNEVRNSLLVKENPPTEYYRIDNEPTLMSSWVHIFHQLSVDERTRLINFILREGTIAMLSRLDDVTIDQTA, translated from the coding sequence ATGGACAAAGAATGGTTTGCAACAAGTGAGCTGGTTGGCGTAGGTGGATTGCCGAAGTCACCGCAGGGGCTGAATAAACGGGCGCGAGACGACGGTTGGGAAAAGCGCAGAAGGAAAGGGGTTCAAGGGCGTGGTGTCGAATATTCTATTCGCAGTTTGCCGAACGAGGTCAGGAACTCTCTGCTAGTAAAAGAGAATCCGCCAACAGAATATTATCGTATCGATAATGAGCCAACGCTGATGTCATCGTGGGTGCATATTTTCCATCAACTTTCCGTTGATGAACGAACCCGACTGATTAATTTCATCTTGCGTGAAGGGACGATAGCGATGTTGTCTCGGCTGGATGATGTCACCATCGACCAGACTGCCTAG
- the mdh gene encoding malate dehydrogenase yields the protein MKVAVLGAAGGIGQALALLLKTQLPSGSELSLYDIAPVTPGVAVDLSHIPTAVKIKGYSGEDAKPALAGADIVLISAGVARKPGMDRSDLFNVNAGIVRNLVEQIAVTCPKACIGIITNPVNTTVAIAAEVLKKAGVYDKNKLFGVTTLDIIRSNTFVAELKGKQPQDINVPVIGGHSGVTILPLLSQVPGISFSEQEVADLTKRIQNAGTEVVEAKAGGGSATLSMGQAAARFGLSLVRALQGESGVVECAYVESDGKYARFFAQPVLLGKDGVVERKDIGTLSAFEQNALSSMLDTLKQDIELGETFIKN from the coding sequence ATGAAAGTTGCAGTTCTCGGAGCAGCAGGTGGTATCGGTCAGGCACTCGCACTCCTCCTCAAAACCCAGCTTCCTTCAGGTTCAGAACTATCCCTTTACGATATTGCTCCGGTCACGCCGGGTGTTGCTGTCGATCTGAGCCACATTCCTACAGCAGTGAAGATCAAAGGCTATAGCGGTGAAGATGCTAAACCTGCGCTTGCTGGCGCGGATATCGTGCTGATCTCTGCTGGTGTGGCACGTAAACCTGGTATGGATCGTTCCGATCTGTTCAACGTCAATGCGGGAATTGTGCGTAATCTGGTTGAGCAAATTGCGGTTACCTGCCCGAAAGCCTGCATCGGTATTATCACTAACCCAGTGAACACGACCGTTGCCATCGCTGCTGAAGTGCTGAAAAAAGCTGGAGTGTATGACAAAAACAAACTGTTCGGCGTTACCACGCTGGATATCATCCGTTCCAATACCTTCGTTGCTGAGCTGAAAGGCAAACAGCCACAGGATATTAATGTGCCAGTTATCGGCGGACACTCTGGTGTGACGATTCTTCCACTGCTGTCTCAGGTTCCTGGTATCAGCTTCAGTGAGCAGGAAGTGGCCGATCTGACCAAGCGTATTCAGAATGCGGGCACCGAGGTTGTTGAGGCCAAAGCAGGTGGCGGATCGGCCACTTTGTCTATGGGTCAGGCTGCTGCACGCTTTGGTTTGTCTCTGGTTCGTGCACTGCAAGGCGAAAGCGGTGTGGTGGAATGTGCATACGTTGAAAGCGATGGCAAATATGCCCGCTTCTTCGCTCAGCCGGTGCTATTGGGCAAAGACGGCGTCGTAGAGCGTAAAGACATCGGCACATTAAGTGCTTTTGAGCAAAACGCGCTTAGCAGCATGCTGGATACGTTGAAGCAGGATATTGAGCTAGGCGAGACGTTCATCAAGAATTAA
- the ispB gene encoding octaprenyl diphosphate synthase → MNLEQITTLTAQDMAAVNNVILEQLNSDVVLINQLGHYIISGGGKRIRPMIAVLAARALDYNGDKHVTVAALIEFIHTATLLHDDVVDESDMRRGKATANAAFGNAASVLVGDFIYTRAFQMMTSLESLRVLALMSEAVNVIAEGEVLQLMNCNDPDITEESYMRVIYSKTARLFEAAAQSSSILAGATPEQEKALQDYGRYLGTAFQLIDDLLDYSADGKTLGKNTGDDLNEGKPTLPLLHAMRNGNAEQSSLIRQAIEEGNGRHLLEPVLAAMQQCGSLDYTRQRAEEEADKAISALQQLPETPYRMALEGLAHLAVQRDF, encoded by the coding sequence ATGAATCTAGAACAAATTACAACATTAACCGCGCAGGATATGGCAGCTGTTAATAACGTCATTCTTGAACAACTGAATTCCGACGTCGTTTTGATCAACCAGCTTGGGCATTACATCATCAGCGGCGGAGGAAAACGTATACGCCCAATGATTGCTGTTCTGGCCGCCAGAGCCCTCGACTATAACGGTGATAAACATGTCACTGTTGCTGCACTGATCGAGTTTATCCATACCGCAACGCTGCTGCATGATGACGTGGTAGACGAATCTGACATGCGCCGGGGTAAAGCAACGGCCAACGCCGCCTTTGGCAACGCCGCGAGTGTGCTGGTTGGGGATTTCATTTATACCCGCGCCTTCCAGATGATGACCAGCCTCGAATCGTTACGCGTGCTGGCGCTGATGTCAGAAGCAGTAAACGTTATTGCTGAAGGCGAAGTCTTGCAGTTAATGAACTGCAACGACCCGGATATTACTGAAGAAAGCTATATGCGCGTCATTTACAGCAAAACGGCACGTTTATTTGAAGCCGCCGCGCAATCTTCATCCATCCTTGCAGGCGCAACGCCAGAGCAAGAAAAAGCGCTTCAGGACTATGGCCGCTACCTGGGCACCGCGTTCCAGTTAATTGACGATCTGCTTGATTACAGTGCAGACGGCAAAACACTGGGCAAAAACACGGGCGACGACCTCAATGAGGGCAAACCAACGCTGCCGCTGCTGCACGCCATGCGTAATGGTAATGCAGAACAGAGTTCGCTGATTCGTCAGGCAATTGAAGAAGGAAACGGGCGCCATCTTCTGGAACCGGTGCTTGCCGCCATGCAACAATGTGGTTCGCTTGATTACACACGTCAGCGTGCAGAAGAAGAGGCAGATAAAGCGATTAGCGCATTGCAGCAGTTGCCAGAAACGCCATACCGTATGGCGCTCGAAGGCCTTGCCCACTTAGCCGTACAGCGCGATTTCTAA
- the rpmA gene encoding 50S ribosomal protein L27, giving the protein MAHKKAGGSTRNGRDSNAQRLGVKRFGGESVLAGNIIVRQRGTKFHAGTNVGCGKDHTLFALTDGKVQFEVKGPKNRKYISIVAE; this is encoded by the coding sequence ATGGCACACAAAAAAGCTGGCGGTTCAACCCGTAACGGTCGTGACTCTAATGCACAACGTCTGGGCGTAAAACGTTTTGGCGGTGAAAGTGTACTGGCTGGTAACATCATCGTTCGTCAACGTGGCACCAAATTCCACGCAGGAACTAACGTTGGCTGCGGGAAAGACCACACTCTGTTTGCTTTGACTGATGGTAAAGTTCAGTTTGAAGTTAAAGGCCCAAAAAACCGCAAATATATCAGCATCGTTGCTGAATAA
- the rlmE gene encoding 23S rRNA (uridine(2552)-2'-O)-methyltransferase RlmE: MANKKRSASSSRWLQEHFSDKYVQQAQKKGLRSRAWFKLDEIQQSDKLFKPGMTVVDLGAAPGGWSQYVVTQIGGNGRIIACDILPMDPIVGVDFLQGDFRDELVLKALLERVGDSKVQVVMSDMAPNMSGTPAVDIPKSMYLVELALGMCRDVLAPDGSFLVKVFQGEGFDEYLREIRSLFTKVKIRKPDASRARSREVYIVATGRKL, translated from the coding sequence ATGGCGAATAAAAAGCGTTCTGCAAGTTCCAGTCGCTGGTTGCAGGAACACTTTAGCGATAAATATGTGCAGCAGGCCCAGAAAAAAGGGCTGCGCTCACGTGCTTGGTTTAAACTTGACGAAATACAACAGAGCGACAAACTGTTTAAACCCGGTATGACGGTTGTGGATTTAGGCGCTGCACCCGGCGGTTGGTCACAGTATGTGGTCACGCAAATTGGTGGAAATGGTCGAATTATCGCGTGCGATATTTTACCAATGGATCCGATTGTCGGCGTCGATTTCCTGCAAGGGGACTTTCGTGATGAACTGGTCCTCAAAGCCTTGCTCGAAAGGGTTGGCGATAGCAAAGTTCAGGTGGTGATGTCTGACATGGCCCCTAACATGAGTGGTACACCAGCCGTTGATATTCCGAAGTCGATGTATCTGGTTGAATTAGCACTTGGTATGTGTCGGGATGTATTAGCGCCAGACGGAAGTTTCCTGGTGAAAGTGTTTCAGGGAGAAGGCTTTGATGAATACCTGCGGGAAATTCGCTCCCTGTTTACGAAAGTGAAAATTCGTAAACCAGACGCCTCACGTGCCCGGTCTCGTGAAGTGTATATTGTAGCGACAGGGCGGAAACTGTAG
- a CDS encoding helix-turn-helix domain-containing protein, translating to MILRKQDWHPADIIAALRKKNTTLAAVSRAAGLSSSTLANALSRPWPKGEWLIADALNIHPSEIWPSRYYDPETNELIDRKKLIRPD from the coding sequence ATGATTTTAAGGAAACAAGACTGGCATCCCGCTGATATCATTGCTGCACTGCGCAAGAAAAACACGACGCTGGCGGCAGTATCGCGAGCGGCCGGATTAAGCTCATCAACGTTAGCTAACGCCCTCTCACGCCCCTGGCCCAAGGGGGAATGGCTTATTGCTGATGCGTTAAATATTCACCCCTCAGAGATTTGGCCAAGCCGATACTACGATCCGGAAACCAATGAGCTTATCGACAGAAAAAAACTCATCCGCCCCGATTAA
- the argR gene encoding transcriptional regulator ArgR yields the protein MRNSTKQEDLVKAFKALLKEEKFSSQSEIVQALQDEGFENINQSKVSRMLTKFGAVRTRNAKMEMVYCLPAELGVPTTSSPLKNLVLDVDYNDAVIVIHTSPGAAQLIARLLDSLGKSEGILGTIAGDDTIFTTPARGFSVKQLYEAILVLFEQEL from the coding sequence ATGCGAAATTCGACAAAACAAGAAGACCTCGTTAAAGCGTTCAAAGCGCTGTTAAAGGAAGAGAAGTTCAGTTCCCAAAGCGAAATTGTTCAGGCATTGCAAGACGAAGGATTTGAAAACATCAACCAATCCAAGGTGTCACGCATGCTAACGAAATTTGGCGCCGTGCGCACACGCAATGCAAAAATGGAGATGGTGTATTGTCTCCCAGCCGAACTCGGCGTTCCTACTACCTCCAGCCCGTTGAAGAATCTTGTGCTAGACGTGGACTATAACGATGCGGTCATCGTCATCCATACCAGCCCAGGAGCCGCGCAGCTCATCGCCCGTCTGTTGGATTCACTCGGGAAGTCAGAGGGAATCCTCGGCACCATCGCGGGGGATGACACGATCTTCACCACCCCGGCAAGAGGCTTCAGCGTCAAACAGCTTTACGAAGCTATTCTGGTGCTCTTCGAACAAGAGCTGTAA